CCGCCTTATGACCGCACCCGACGCGTCGGCGCGGGCCGACGTCATCCGGGCCACCTTGCGGGAACGTGACCTGCAGTTCGAAGAGCCGGAGCCGGGCGCGTTCGTCGTACGGCTTCCCGGCACTCACAAGCTTGCGACCGTCACCTGGCTCGTCGTCGGCGACCACTCGCTGCACGTCGAGGCGTTCTTCTGCCGGCGGCCGGACGAGGCGCAGGAGCGCTTCTACCGCTGGCTGCTGGAGCGCAACGCGAAGATGTACGCCGTCGCCTTCTCGGTCGACCACCACGGCGACGTCTACATCGTCGGACGGTTGCCGTTGTCGGCGATCGACCCGGACGAGCTCGACCGCGTGCTCGGCTCGGTGATGACGTACTCCGACGAGTGGTTCGACGCCGCTCTCGAGATCGGCTTCCGATCGTCGATCGAGCGGGAGTGGGACTGGCGGGTCAAGCGCGGCGAGTCGCTCGCGAACCTTGCCGCCTTCGCCCGGTTCGCCGATCCGTCACGTGGCCGACGACTCACCGACCCGGCTGCGGACGAGGTGCGCGAGGATGTGCAGCCATGACGGGAACCCTCGTGCTGCTGCGGCACGGCGAGAGTGTGTGGAACGCGGAGAACCGCTTCACCGGCTGGGTCGATGTCGCGCTGTCCGACCGAGGGCGTGCGGAGTCGCTGCGCGCCGGCGAGCTGCTGCGCGAGCACAACCTGCTGCCCGACCTGCTGCACACCTCGTTGCTGCGCCGCGCGATCATCACCGCCCAGGACGCGCTGGACGGCTGTGATCGTGGGTGGATTCCCGTCCGGCGCAGCTGGCGGCTGAACGAGCGCCACTACGGCGACCTGCAGGGCAAGAACAAGGCGGAGATCCGCGACCAGTACGGCGACGAGCAGTTCATGATCTGGCGGCGCTCCTACGACACGCCCCCGCCGCCGATCGAGGCCGGTGCCGAGTACTCGCAGAGCGGCGACCCGCGCTACGCCGATCTGCCGCCCGAGGTCGTACCGCGCAGCGAGTGCCTCAAGGACGTCGTGGCGCGGTTGCTTCCGTACTGGGACGACGCGATCGTGCCGGATCTGCACTCTGGCGCGACCGTGCTGGTGGCGGCGCACGGAAACTCGTTGCGGGCGCTGGTGAAGCACCTCGACGGGATCAGTGACGAGGAGATCCCTGCGCTCAACATCCCCACCGGCGTGCCGCTTCGCTACGACCTCGACGAACAGCTGCGCCCGCTGCACGGCGGCGGGACCTACCTCGACCCGGAGGCCGCGCAGTCCGGCATGGCCGCCGTGGCCAACCAGGGCCGCTGAAGCAGCTCGCTGACGCTGCGCGCTAGCTGATCGCGGGCGGCACCGACGCAGTGCCGGTGGGCAGCGGCTGGGTGGGGTTCGTGGTCTCGCCGGCCGGGATGAGCGGCACCTGGATCCGGGCGGAGGTGCCGGCCTGCGCGAAGGTCAGGACGACCGTGACGTAGTCCCCGACCTGCGGCGGGGGCGAGAGCGCCGCGCTGACCGATGGTCCGGTGGCGCCGGGCACCGGGCTGCCGATCTCGACCGGAATCCCCGGCGGCAGGACCACGCCGGCGGCCGGTGGTTGGCTCGCTCCCGTGCTTCCCGCGGTCGCCGCCGGGTTGATCGTCATCGTGCCGCTGGTGGTCGTGACCCGAGTGAGCGTGTCCGACGTACGTCCGTTGTTCACGAAGGTGGCCTGCAGCCAGTAGTGCGGAACGCCGTTGACCGTGGTCGTGGTGATCGCCGTGTCATCGACGTCGACCGCGGCCACCTTCACGTCGACCGCCTGGATCGACGGCTTCTCCGTGGTCTCGATGGCGGGTGCCTCGAACCCGCACGCGGAAAGCGTCGCGGCGCTCACGACGAACACGGTGGCAACCACCGCGCGGCGCACAATCAACTCTCTCTCCTTGAGCGCAAGCCCGCCTGGCACCACGTGGTGCGGCGTCGACGGCTCGGTCAGCGTACTGACCTTCCGGGCCATCGAGCCGAGGCACCCCCGGCGGACCTGCCCGGTCAGCGGGCCAGGTGGGAGCCGCCGCTCACGACGAAGGCGAGCACGAGTACGGCGACCGCTGCGATTACCGAGTGGAAGGCGAGCCGGCGCGAGCGCGGGAAGCGGATCGCGAGCGGCAGGGCGGCCGCGACGGCGATGTCGATGGCGGCCGCGGTGATCGTGAGCGGTCCAGGTCCCGCGGCGACCAGAATCGCGACGACTGCCACGGCGACGAAACCGCCGGAGACCACCGTCGAGGCGACCGGTCCGATCCGTTGCGGCAGCCCGCGCACGCCCGTGAGGGCGTCGTCGGACGCGTCTCCGATCGTGTTCGCGAAATGCGCGGCCGCACCGCAGCCGGCCCCCGCGACCACGAGCGCGACGTGCGGGAACGGCGTACCGGGAAGCATCGAGGCGACCACGACCGGGACCAGCCCGAACGCGACCGCGTAGGGCAGGACGCTGAGCACGGTGCGCTTCAGCCCGAGGTTGTAGCTCCAGGCCAGCGCGACGGCGCCGAGATGAGCGATCCCGGCGCGGCGCCCTAGCGCCAACGACAGTGGTACGTCGACCGCAAGGGCGCTCACCGCGCAGGCCGCCACCAGGCGGCGGGACAGCTCACCGGCCGCGATCGGCTTGTCCGGCCGGGCGGCTTGCCGGTCGAGCGGGGCATCGATGGCGTCGTTGGACCAGCCCACCGACACCTGGCCGCAGAGCACCGCGACGGCGAGCAGCGCACTGCGGGCATGGATGCCGGCAGCGATCGCCATCGCCGTCGCCAGCACGGTCACGGCGACGCACGGGAGCGGGTGGGTCGCGCGGATCAGCGCGAGCGGGCGGGAAAGCGCCGAAGGCGCGGTGCTCAGCCGGAGGCTCGCTGGTCGGCCAGCATGCTCGTGAGCTCACCGCTCACCTGCGGCGGGCGAGCTGGCGGAATCTTGCGGAGAATCGTGTAGATCGTGCCGTCCCGGGCCAGGGTGACCACGGAGATTCCCTGCGCCCCGACCGCCGTGGCGAGCCGGCCGGAGCTGTCGTAGAGGACCGTGGGCATGCCCTGATCGATCTGGCCGGCCAGCGCTCCGGCCTCGGCGTCCGACGGGGCGATCACGACGAGCGGGAGGTTCTTGCTCCCGGCCTGCCCGGCGAGGTCGTCCAGCAGCGGCACGCAATGGCAGTTGAGGGGGACCAAAGCGAGCAGCGCCGGGCGAAGCGACCGTGCGGACACCGACGGCCCGGTGCTGTCCTGGAGCGCGACGTCCGGGAGCAGCCCGCCCGCCTGGCCGGTGGCGATCGTGGGGTGCGCGAGCGGGAGCGCGGCGGGCGGCCGGCTGTCGCGGTGCGGCTCCATCGCGTTGATCAGCGTTGCGACCAGGACGGCGACCGCGACCGCGGCGAGCACCAGCGGGATCGAGGCGAAGGCCGGGCGGGCGGCGAGCCGGCGCAGCTGCGCCCGCCGCCGGGCCAGCCAGAGTTCCCGGTGATAGGCGCTGATGTCCTTGGTCAGCGAGCTGATGTCATCGGGGGCGATGAGGTTCGCCCACTCCTCGACGTCGAGCGCCGGGTCGCGGTCGTCCGGGTCCGGCCAGCCGTGGTCGGAGGCGCTCGAGAAGTCGAGCGGACGGTCGTCGTCGTCCCCCATGTGGCTCAGTATCCGCCGTTGTGCGCGCGTGCGAAAGAGGACTGCGAGATATTCCGAACAAGCACGTCAAGGGGCCTTCTGTCAAGCCCTGAGACAACCGCGATCATGGCTCTGACCTGCGGTTTCACCGGTTTCCGGCCGGTCGTGGGAGGGGTCGCGCATGCTATCCTCGACCCAGCGGAAGGGGAACAGCGCGTATGACGTTCACGGTCGGTGAGACGGTTGTCTACCCCCATCACGGGGCCGCCCTCATTGAAG
This region of Mycobacteriales bacterium genomic DNA includes:
- a CDS encoding phosphoglyceromutase; its protein translation is MTGTLVLLRHGESVWNAENRFTGWVDVALSDRGRAESLRAGELLREHNLLPDLLHTSLLRRAIITAQDALDGCDRGWIPVRRSWRLNERHYGDLQGKNKAEIRDQYGDEQFMIWRRSYDTPPPPIEAGAEYSQSGDPRYADLPPEVVPRSECLKDVVARLLPYWDDAIVPDLHSGATVLVAAHGNSLRALVKHLDGISDEEIPALNIPTGVPLRYDLDEQLRPLHGGGTYLDPEAAQSGMAAVANQGR
- a CDS encoding YbjN domain-containing protein; protein product: MTAPDASARADVIRATLRERDLQFEEPEPGAFVVRLPGTHKLATVTWLVVGDHSLHVEAFFCRRPDEAQERFYRWLLERNAKMYAVAFSVDHHGDVYIVGRLPLSAIDPDELDRVLGSVMTYSDEWFDAALEIGFRSSIEREWDWRVKRGESLANLAAFARFADPSRGRRLTDPAADEVREDVQP
- a CDS encoding UbiA family prenyltransferase produces the protein MTVLATAMAIAAGIHARSALLAVAVLCGQVSVGWSNDAIDAPLDRQAARPDKPIAAGELSRRLVAACAVSALAVDVPLSLALGRRAGIAHLGAVALAWSYNLGLKRTVLSVLPYAVAFGLVPVVVASMLPGTPFPHVALVVAGAGCGAAAHFANTIGDASDDALTGVRGLPQRIGPVASTVVSGGFVAVAVVAILVAAGPGPLTITAAAIDIAVAAALPLAIRFPRSRRLAFHSVIAAVAVLVLAFVVSGGSHLAR